A region from the Salvelinus sp. IW2-2015 linkage group LG19, ASM291031v2, whole genome shotgun sequence genome encodes:
- the LOC111979560 gene encoding C2 calcium-dependent domain-containing protein 4C-like → MWLLEKFRGSHGGHSALAGDKQQNQTDPISVHTNIITPGKIPDFFIPHKLICCPPEAESLTPEPQPRSTLRPYASEHTICSQTQGSCNLNPRSPRLLSRLAGDTRSLLRAANRHIIQIESTNDPGSGVGEGGDPNTNAEPQSQTDMSLTYKAQTSYGFSTLVESPHSHRKESIFHRDPSSPHTSPGSQRHTRGGDHLTPSVQNPYRYFSGGESDTCSSAESSPITSPLLTRSASLLRSITQETQAKVSRAKHTLARHRSLSTDECSSPDTSPSLQRRRLRSPPSPTFRGRKGTGSGGASSDLLQREHSVNLNKGGTLRLSTHYDAEAARLRVRVLAAEDLYEKQTDVKSINCCVSLYLNPGKQQKQRSTIISNSRNPMFNEDFFFDAVPAAQVKSLAMKMKVVNKGTSLKRDVLLGEREVLLSELLPGI, encoded by the exons ATGTGGCTACTGGAGAAGTTCCGTGGTTCTCATGGTGGTCACTCTGCATTGGCGGGGGACAAGCAGCAGAACCAGACAGACCCCATCTCCGTCCACACCAACATCATCACCCCCGGTAAGATCCCCGACTTCTTCATCCCCCACAAACTCATCTGCTGCCCCCCAGAGGCAGAGTCCCTCACGCCGGAGCCCCAGCCCCGCTCCACCCTGCGCCCCTACGCCTCCGAGCACACCATCTGCAGCCAGACCCAGGGCAGCTGCAACCTGAACCCCCGCAGCCCGCGCCTGCTCTCTCGTCTTGCCGGGGACACCCGCAGCCTTTTGAGGGCCGCTAACCGCCACATCATCCAGATTGAGAGCACCAACGATCCGGGGAGCGGGGTAGGGGAGGGGGGAGACCCCAACACCAATGCAGAGCCACAGTCCCAGACAGACATGTCCCTGACTTACAAGGCCCAGACCTCGTATGGGTTCTCCACACTGGTGGAGAGCCCCCACAGCCACCGCAAGGAGTCCATCTTCCACAGAGACCCCAGCAGCCCCCACACCTCCCCGGGCTCCCAGAGACACACGCGCGGGGGGGACCACCTGACCCCCTCCGTCCAGAACCCCTACCGCTACTTCAGCGGGGGTGAGAGCGACACGTGCTCTTCGGCCGAGTCCTCCCCCATtacctcccccctcctcacccgCTCCGCCTCCCTCCTCCGATCCATCACACAGGAGACGCAGGCCAAG GTGTCTCGTGCCAAGCATACCCTGGCACGCCACAGATCCCTGTCCACAGACGAGTGCAGCTCACCCGACACCAGCCCCAGCCTGCAGCGCCGCCGCCTgcgctcccctccctcccctacctTCCGCGGACGCAAGGGGACCGGCTCCGGGGGGGCGAGTTCAGACCTCCTCCAGCGTGAGCACTCGGTCAACCTCAACAAAGGTGGCACGCTTAGGCTCAGCACTCACTATGATGCCGAGGCGGCCCGGCTGAGGGTCCGAGTGCTCGCCGCCGAGGACCTGTACGAGAAACAGACGGACGTGAAGAGCATCAACTGCTGCGTGTCTCTGTACCTGAACCCGGGCAAGCAGCAGAAGCAGAGGAGCACCATCATCAGTAACAGCAGGAACCCCATGTTCAACGAGGACTTCTTCTTTGACGCGGTGCCGGCCGCCCAGGTCAAGAGCCTGGCCATGAAGATGAAGGTGGTGAACAAGGGAACCAGTCTGAAGAGAGATGTGCTRYtgggggagagggaggtgctGCTGAGCGAGCTGCTGCCAGGCATCTAG